The Terriglobales bacterium nucleotide sequence CAAGGTCATTACGGCTAACGGTCACGCGGGTCGCAGAACATTCTGGTGTTCGGCATGCTATGTCGAGGTAATGACCTCGGGCGCCGGTTCCTTTTCTGTGCCGATCTTGTCGTGCAGGCCCAGGGCCACAGCGATCAGGCCTTCATCGACCTTGCGATTTTCTCTCAGAGCTTCCTGCAGGGGAATGGCCACGATCTCGTTACCGCGGAGAGCCGCCATTTTGCCGAAGTCACCGCGATGTACCATGTCGATGGCGCCGGTGCCATAGCGGGTGGCCAGCACACGATCAAACGCCGTAGGTGAGCCGCCGCGCTGCACGTGGCCCAGTACTACTGCGCGGGTTTCGAATCCGGTCAGGTGTTCGATCTCCTTCGCCAGCAGGTTGCCAATGCCACCGAGGCGGACGTGCCCGAACTCGTCTTTCCCGATGTCTTGCGTGATCGCGTGTCCGTCGCGTGAGGCTACGGGAGCGAAGGTCGCGCCTTCCGCTACGACCACGATGCTGAAATAGCGCCCCCGCGCGTGGCGCAGCTTGAGCGCTTCAGCCACGCTGTTGATGTCAAAGGGGCGCTCGGGGATCAGAATGACGTCCGCGCCACCGGCAATCCCACTGTAAAGCGCGATCCAGCCAGAGTCGCGCCCCATCACCTCCACCACGATCACGCGGTTGTGAGCTTCGGCGGTGGTGTGGAGGCGGTCAATGGCCTCAGTGGCGATCTCGACCGCCGTGTCGAAGCCAAAGGTGAAATCGGTGCCGCTAAGGTCGTTGTCAATGGTCTTGGGAACACCCACTACCTTCAAACCCATCTCACTCAGCTTGAGCCCGACGGACATGGTGTCGTCACCGCCAATGGTAATCAGGGCATCGACCCCGTTGCGGTGGAGATTGTCCACACAGCGCTGCAGCCCGCCCTCCCGCTTGGCGGGATTAGTGCGGGAGGTGCGCAAGATCGTGCCGCCGCGAGGCAGGATGCCGGCTACCTTGGTCAGGTCCAGGACTTCGACCTTGTTCTCGACGACTCCGCGCCATCCTTCGAGGAAGCCAACGAACTTATCGCCGTAGTGGAAAGTGCCTTTGCGGACTACCGCACGGATCACCGCGTTCAGGCCGGGACAATCACCGCCGCCGGTCAGGATGCCGATTTTCATGACTGCTCCTCAGTCAAGACAGATTCATTCGGAATGAACGTTCGAGTTTGCCGAAGATTGTACCGTTTTGTCCAATGGCCTGTCGTTCTGTACCAGGACTCCAGCGACGCCCCGGTCCTCCTGGCGCGGAAATCTGTTACCAGAATGGGACAAAGGATAAGATGTCCCCTACCAGGGGTTGACTTTCACCCTGGGGGTGAGGACGCGATGGAAGAGCCCTACCAATTCACCAGCTACGATGACTTTTTTGTATTCTACCTGCGCGAGCACAGCCGCCCAGCCACGCGTTATCTGCACGCCTGCGGCACCACGCTGGGACTGATTGTGGCTGTCGTCACCGTGGCCGCCGGGAAGCTTTGGGGAATCCTGCTCTTCCCGCTCATCGGATACGGGTTTGCCTGGTTCTCCCACTTCGTTGTAGAAGGTAATCGCCCAGCCACCCTTGGTCATCCCTGGTGGTCGCTGATGAGCGATTTTCGGATGATCTACCTGATGATGACCGGGCAGTTGGGAAAATGGATGGCGCGATCTGTCAGTGGCTCTTCCGCCAATCTTCCTCATTAAGGACTGCGCGATGGCAATACCCATCTCAAGCAATGCCGATATACACTCGCGCTTATGCGTGTGCTGGGCATCGACT carries:
- a CDS encoding DUF962 domain-containing protein, whose protein sequence is MEEPYQFTSYDDFFVFYLREHSRPATRYLHACGTTLGLIVAVVTVAAGKLWGILLFPLIGYGFAWFSHFVVEGNRPATLGHPWWSLMSDFRMIYLMMTGQLGKWMARSVSGSSANLPH
- a CDS encoding 6-phosphofructokinase; amino-acid sequence: MKIGILTGGGDCPGLNAVIRAVVRKGTFHYGDKFVGFLEGWRGVVENKVEVLDLTKVAGILPRGGTILRTSRTNPAKREGGLQRCVDNLHRNGVDALITIGGDDTMSVGLKLSEMGLKVVGVPKTIDNDLSGTDFTFGFDTAVEIATEAIDRLHTTAEAHNRVIVVEVMGRDSGWIALYSGIAGGADVILIPERPFDINSVAEALKLRHARGRYFSIVVVAEGATFAPVASRDGHAITQDIGKDEFGHVRLGGIGNLLAKEIEHLTGFETRAVVLGHVQRGGSPTAFDRVLATRYGTGAIDMVHRGDFGKMAALRGNEIVAIPLQEALRENRKVDEGLIAVALGLHDKIGTEKEPAPEVITST